In Marivirga salinae, a single window of DNA contains:
- a CDS encoding TonB-dependent receptor: MKKILLKFYGTIVLMMLFVQLAWSQGTTSAIITGKVSDNNGEAVPGANVIATHTPSGAQYGVVTDLNGKYTLPNLKIGGPYTMKVSFVGYDDKIQNDIYLQLGAKREIDFSFGGESVIQLLEVEVRGSRLTAGQESGASTQISRDNIEKMPTLNRDLNDFTRLTPQAKQVDGGFSIAGINNRYNAIYFDGAVNNDVFGLASSGTNGGQTGASPISIDAIEQIQVVVSPYDVSLGGFAGGGINAVTKSGSNNFEGGLYTYAQNESLAGETNTTLTERTGSEPEPLDEFSTNFYGLNLGGPIIKDKLFFFVNAELQREETPSPFDLGSYQGNTSTADLNALGDYLQNTYDYDAGGFGNTSDQLDATRLFVKLNWDINNTHKLLFRHNYTDILQTNRNGSNQERINFRNNGILFPSVTNSSALELSSNFGSNASNKLILGLTIVRDDRDPIGQDFPTVFIEDGDGGISFGSEAFSTANLLEQEVFTLTNNFNLYKGKHTFTFGTHNEFMSFNNVFIRQNYGSYRYLNIDQFLNNDAPDEYDRSYSLIDEGIGDDTEAAAKFNAMQLGFYAQDEIELSKRITLTAGLRLDIPILTDDPVIHPTFNSETLPAIEAAGYDIEGATGGKAPDGQLMLSPRVGFNYDIFDNNKTILRGGLGVFTSRIPFVWPGGMYNNNGLTVGGFNEEDAQDAGAPVTEFIPEPANQPRLPVPTPQGQVDLFTQDFKFPQVFRSSLAIDHKLDGGWFLNAEGIFTKNLNNVYYKNINSDPTVDFQWTNGGDDRNVYVGENIDGRYNSIYLASNTNEGYTYTLTGQVQKNFDFGLFANVAYTYGDGFAVFEGTSSQNSSQWRGAFNVDGRNFAEYGRTDFSIGSRVIASLNYNANWGGTDNFNSVFSIFYNGESGQPYSYVYGSGESSANNINNERGSTSRPYSLIYVPENQDDISLIDITDGPTAAQQWAALNNFIEEDDYLSTIRGQYANRNGARAPFVNQIDFKFIQNFAFDAGGKNHRFQFEFDVFNFANLLNSDWGVVYNNPFNYEILNFEGYEADGTTPQFTFTENDLGLERYNIVNRASRWRARIGLRYIFR; encoded by the coding sequence TAGTAACGGATTTAAACGGTAAATACACATTACCTAACCTGAAAATTGGGGGACCTTATACTATGAAAGTGAGTTTTGTAGGATATGATGATAAAATTCAAAATGATATTTACTTACAATTAGGAGCAAAAAGGGAAATAGATTTTTCATTCGGAGGTGAAAGTGTAATTCAACTTTTGGAAGTTGAGGTAAGAGGATCAAGGCTCACTGCTGGTCAAGAGTCTGGTGCTTCAACTCAAATATCTCGGGATAATATTGAAAAAATGCCGACTCTTAATAGAGATTTGAATGATTTCACAAGACTTACACCTCAGGCCAAACAAGTTGACGGTGGTTTTTCTATTGCTGGTATTAATAACAGATATAATGCCATCTATTTTGATGGGGCTGTCAACAATGACGTTTTCGGTTTAGCTTCGAGTGGAACCAATGGAGGTCAAACAGGAGCTTCCCCTATAAGTATTGATGCAATTGAGCAAATTCAAGTAGTAGTTTCACCTTATGATGTTTCTCTAGGTGGATTTGCTGGTGGTGGAATTAATGCTGTTACTAAAAGTGGATCCAACAATTTTGAGGGTGGTTTATATACATATGCTCAAAATGAAAGCCTTGCCGGTGAAACCAATACAACATTAACAGAAAGAACTGGAAGTGAACCTGAACCTTTAGATGAATTTTCTACTAACTTTTATGGATTAAACTTAGGCGGTCCAATCATTAAAGATAAATTATTTTTCTTTGTTAATGCGGAATTACAAAGAGAAGAAACTCCATCACCATTTGATCTGGGTAGCTATCAAGGTAATACCTCAACAGCTGATCTAAATGCTTTAGGTGACTATTTGCAGAACACATATGACTATGATGCAGGTGGATTTGGAAACACAAGTGATCAGTTAGATGCAACTAGATTATTTGTGAAATTAAACTGGGATATTAATAATACTCATAAATTATTATTCAGACATAACTATACTGATATCCTTCAGACTAATAGAAATGGTTCAAATCAAGAAAGAATTAACTTTAGAAATAATGGTATCTTATTCCCATCAGTTACTAATTCTTCCGCATTAGAGTTAAGTTCAAATTTCGGAAGTAATGCTTCAAATAAATTAATTCTAGGCTTAACTATTGTAAGAGATGATAGAGATCCAATAGGTCAAGATTTCCCGACAGTTTTTATTGAAGATGGAGATGGTGGCATTAGTTTCGGTAGTGAAGCTTTCTCAACTGCCAATTTACTAGAACAAGAAGTTTTCACTCTTACTAATAACTTCAACCTTTATAAAGGAAAACATACATTTACATTTGGTACACATAATGAATTTATGAGCTTCAACAACGTATTTATACGACAAAATTATGGCTCATATAGGTATTTAAATATTGATCAATTTTTGAATAACGATGCACCTGATGAATATGATAGATCTTATTCATTAATTGATGAAGGAATTGGGGATGATACTGAAGCAGCAGCTAAATTTAATGCCATGCAGCTTGGTTTTTATGCTCAAGATGAAATTGAACTTTCTAAAAGAATCACTTTAACAGCTGGTTTAAGGTTAGATATTCCTATTTTGACGGATGATCCTGTAATTCATCCAACCTTCAATTCAGAAACCTTGCCTGCAATTGAGGCGGCTGGCTATGATATTGAAGGAGCCACAGGTGGAAAAGCCCCAGATGGTCAACTCATGCTTTCTCCAAGAGTAGGATTTAATTACGACATTTTCGACAATAACAAAACAATCTTAAGAGGTGGTTTAGGTGTTTTCACTAGTAGAATTCCTTTCGTTTGGCCAGGTGGAATGTATAATAACAACGGACTAACCGTAGGTGGTTTTAATGAAGAAGATGCACAGGACGCTGGAGCACCAGTTACTGAATTCATCCCTGAGCCTGCAAATCAACCAAGATTACCAGTTCCAACTCCTCAAGGACAAGTTGATTTATTTACTCAAGATTTTAAATTTCCACAAGTATTTAGATCAAGCTTAGCCATAGATCATAAATTAGACGGGGGTTGGTTTTTAAATGCTGAAGGTATTTTTACAAAAAACCTCAATAACGTTTACTACAAAAACATCAATTCTGATCCAACGGTTGATTTTCAATGGACTAATGGAGGAGATGATAGAAATGTTTACGTAGGAGAAAATATTGATGGAAGATACAATTCTATTTATTTAGCCAGCAACACTAATGAAGGCTATACTTACACCCTAACTGGTCAGGTTCAAAAGAACTTTGACTTTGGATTATTTGCCAATGTAGCCTATACTTATGGTGATGGTTTTGCAGTTTTTGAAGGTACGAGTTCTCAAAACTCTTCTCAATGGAGAGGTGCATTTAATGTGGACGGAAGAAACTTTGCTGAATATGGAAGAACTGATTTTTCTATTGGCAGTAGAGTAATTGCAAGCTTAAATTATAATGCTAACTGGGGTGGAACCGATAATTTCAACTCAGTTTTCAGTATTTTTTATAATGGTGAGTCAGGTCAGCCCTATTCATATGTATATGGTTCTGGAGAATCTAGTGCAAATAATATTAATAATGAAAGAGGGAGTACGAGTAGACCTTATAGTTTAATTTATGTTCCTGAAAATCAGGATGATATTTCATTAATTGATATTACAGATGGTCCAACCGCGGCACAACAGTGGGCAGCATTAAATAATTTTATAGAGGAAGATGATTACCTTTCAACTATAAGAGGTCAATATGCCAATAGAAATGGTGCTAGAGCTCCTTTCGTAAACCAAATTGATTTCAAATTCATTCAAAATTTTGCTTTTGATGCAGGAGGTAAAAATCATAGATTTCAATTTGAGTTTGATGTTTTCAACTTTGCAAACTTGTTGAATAGCGACTGGGGTGTAGTGTATAATAATCCATTTAACTATGAAATCTTGAATTTTGAAGGATACGAAGCAGATGGAACAACACCTCAATTCACCTTCACTGAGAATGATTTAGGTTTAGAAAGATATAATATTGTAAACAGAGCATCAAGATGGAGAGCTAGAATAGGTCTTCGATATATTTTTCGATAA
- a CDS encoding TonB-dependent receptor produces MKKNLLKICGLSLALALIAQVSFAQTTGTVVGKIIDNETGEAVTGANVVVQGTTIGAASDLDGEFKITGVPTGKQKFEVSFISYERMTIEKNVAPAQDQVTDLGTIKLKIAALGMQEVQVIASIGIDRETPVAMSNIKAIEIEETMGNQEFPEVLESTPGVYATKSGGGFGDSDITIRGFESVNVGVLINGVPVNDMENGRVYWSNWAGLADATQTVQIQRGLGASKVAIPSIGGTINIISKASDADKGGSVSASVGNDGYQKQIVSASTGLTEDNLAVTFSIGQVSGNGYVDGTSFEGYQYFANIAKKINDNHEVTLTAIGASQEHGQRQSRSTISDYKNSDRGIRYNPDWGYKNGQETSIEDNFYTKPLFSLNHYWTISPKLDVSTAAYYSIGTGGGGGTATNGGDYDRRDGVVDFETIVDQNIDNGEFGSTAILRASHNNHQWAGALSSANYALNENIDILAGLDYRYYKGEHYQTVTDLLGGEYFPDDADVNNPNRALQVGDKRSYYNDGIVNWGGGFLQGEYSKDNLSAFATLQASNTSYQRVDYFNYLDSDPNQTSPVYNFFAFGTKGGANYNLTKNHNVFANLGYFERAPFFNTVFPVFTNEANIEAENEKILSYELGYGYRGSKFSANVNVYRTTWTDKTFQITVPNQGPQGTNLFANILGVEAIHQGLEIDFLYEPIDGLTFNGMGSFGDWRWNNNIENVSVFDENNQEVRTVSLFIADTKVGGSAQTTAMGRVSYEILDGLTVRGEYSYFDNIYARFDVLSRTTEESAGVNPWQAEATGLVDLGASYKFSISDKVKATVLGNVYNVFDTYYIKNASQNSQDPNNPLVWFETGRTWSATFRVNF; encoded by the coding sequence ATGAAGAAAAATTTACTGAAGATTTGCGGACTAAGCTTGGCTTTGGCATTAATTGCCCAAGTTTCTTTTGCACAAACTACGGGTACTGTAGTCGGGAAAATTATTGACAATGAAACAGGTGAAGCTGTTACTGGAGCAAATGTGGTAGTACAAGGAACAACTATAGGAGCTGCTTCAGATTTAGATGGCGAGTTTAAAATCACAGGGGTTCCAACTGGAAAACAGAAATTTGAAGTTTCTTTCATTAGTTATGAAAGAATGACAATTGAAAAAAATGTAGCTCCTGCTCAAGATCAAGTAACTGATCTTGGAACTATTAAATTAAAAATTGCTGCCTTAGGCATGCAGGAAGTTCAGGTAATCGCTTCTATCGGTATTGATAGAGAAACTCCTGTAGCAATGTCTAATATCAAAGCTATCGAAATTGAGGAAACAATGGGTAACCAAGAATTTCCAGAAGTTTTAGAATCTACTCCAGGCGTTTATGCTACTAAAAGTGGTGGTGGCTTTGGTGATTCTGACATTACCATCCGTGGCTTTGAAAGCGTTAACGTAGGTGTTTTAATTAATGGTGTACCAGTAAATGACATGGAAAATGGTCGTGTTTATTGGTCAAACTGGGCTGGTTTAGCTGATGCTACTCAAACAGTTCAAATTCAAAGAGGTTTGGGTGCTTCAAAAGTAGCTATCCCATCAATTGGAGGTACAATTAACATCATCTCTAAAGCTTCTGATGCTGACAAAGGTGGTTCAGTTTCTGCTTCAGTTGGTAATGACGGTTACCAAAAGCAAATCGTTTCTGCTTCTACTGGTTTAACAGAAGATAATTTAGCCGTTACTTTTTCAATAGGTCAAGTTAGCGGAAATGGATATGTTGACGGTACTAGCTTTGAAGGTTATCAGTATTTCGCAAACATTGCAAAGAAAATCAATGATAACCATGAAGTAACCTTAACTGCAATTGGTGCTTCACAAGAACACGGACAAAGACAAAGCCGTTCTACTATTTCTGACTATAAAAATAGCGATAGAGGAATCCGTTACAATCCTGATTGGGGATATAAAAATGGTCAAGAAACTAGTATCGAGGATAACTTCTATACTAAACCATTATTTTCTTTAAACCACTATTGGACCATAAGTCCTAAATTAGATGTATCAACTGCTGCTTATTATTCAATAGGAACCGGTGGCGGTGGTGGAACTGCTACTAATGGTGGTGACTACGACAGAAGAGATGGTGTAGTTGATTTTGAAACTATAGTAGATCAAAATATCGATAATGGCGAATTTGGTTCAACTGCTATTTTAAGAGCATCACATAACAATCACCAATGGGCTGGCGCACTTTCAAGTGCTAATTACGCGCTTAATGAAAATATTGATATTTTAGCTGGTCTTGATTATAGATATTATAAAGGAGAACACTATCAAACTGTTACGGATTTATTAGGTGGTGAATATTTCCCAGATGATGCTGATGTAAATAACCCAAATAGAGCACTTCAAGTTGGCGATAAGCGTTCATATTACAATGACGGTATCGTAAATTGGGGTGGTGGATTCCTTCAAGGTGAATATTCTAAGGATAATTTGTCTGCTTTTGCTACTTTACAAGCTTCCAATACAAGCTACCAAAGGGTTGATTATTTCAATTATTTAGATAGTGATCCTAATCAAACTTCTCCGGTTTATAATTTCTTTGCTTTCGGAACTAAAGGTGGCGCAAACTATAACTTGACTAAAAATCATAATGTTTTTGCAAACTTAGGTTATTTTGAGAGAGCTCCTTTCTTTAATACAGTATTCCCTGTATTTACTAACGAAGCAAACATTGAAGCTGAGAATGAAAAAATATTGAGTTATGAATTAGGTTACGGTTACAGAGGTAGTAAATTCTCTGCAAACGTTAACGTTTATAGAACTACTTGGACTGATAAAACTTTCCAAATCACAGTTCCTAACCAAGGTCCACAAGGCACAAACTTATTTGCTAACATCTTAGGTGTTGAAGCAATTCACCAAGGTCTTGAAATTGATTTCCTTTATGAGCCAATTGATGGACTAACTTTCAACGGTATGGGTTCATTTGGTGATTGGAGATGGAATAACAACATTGAAAACGTTTCTGTTTTTGATGAAAACAACCAAGAAGTTAGAACTGTAAGTTTATTTATTGCAGATACTAAAGTGGGGGGATCAGCTCAAACAACTGCAATGGGTAGAGTTTCTTATGAAATTTTAGACGGATTGACAGTAAGAGGGGAGTATAGCTATTTTGACAATATCTATGCAAGATTTGATGTTTTATCAAGAACAACTGAAGAATCAGCTGGTGTTAATCCTTGGCAAGCCGAAGCAACTGGATTGGTTGATTTAGGTGCATCTTATAAATTCTCTATCTCAGATAAAGTGAAGGCTACTGTTTTAGGAAATGTTTATAACGTTTTTGACACTTATTACATCAAAAATGCTAGTCAAAACTCTCAAGACCCTAACAATCCATTAGTATGGTTTGAAACAGGAAGAACTTGGAGTGCAACATTCAGAGTTAACTTCTAA